The proteins below come from a single Deltaproteobacteria bacterium genomic window:
- the sucC gene encoding ADP-forming succinate--CoA ligase subunit beta, which translates to MNIHEFQAKDILRKYGVAVPNGSAASSGDEAAAIAREIGGTCVVKAQIHAGGRGKAGGVKVCRTPEEARDFANSLIGKMLVTHQTGPSGRVVRRVLVEEASAIARELYLGMVIDRAIGRPVMMASTEGGMEIEEVAAKTPEKILRESIDPAVGLQAFQARKLAFALGLDSSSIREAVKFMDGVYRAFVEHDASLMEINPLVITKAGSVVALDAKMGFDDNALYRAGVRELRDLNEEDPKETEAAKHDLSYIALDGTIGCMVNGAGLAMATMDIIKHCGGSPANFLDVGGGATAERVAEAFKILLSDRQVRAVLINIFGGIMRCDVLASGVVEAARQVKLNVPLVVRLEGTNVDIGRRILADSGLNVIAATDMADAAQKAVKAAQTVA; encoded by the coding sequence ATGAACATTCACGAGTTCCAGGCGAAGGATATCCTCCGAAAGTACGGCGTCGCGGTCCCGAATGGGAGCGCGGCGAGCAGCGGCGACGAAGCCGCAGCGATTGCGCGCGAGATCGGGGGGACCTGCGTGGTGAAGGCGCAGATTCACGCCGGCGGCCGTGGCAAGGCTGGCGGGGTAAAGGTCTGTCGCACGCCGGAGGAAGCTCGCGACTTTGCGAATTCTCTGATCGGCAAGATGCTGGTGACGCATCAAACCGGGCCAAGCGGCCGCGTGGTGCGGCGCGTGCTCGTGGAGGAGGCCAGCGCGATCGCGCGCGAGTTGTATCTCGGCATGGTGATCGACCGTGCGATAGGTCGCCCGGTCATGATGGCGAGCACCGAAGGCGGCATGGAGATCGAGGAGGTCGCCGCCAAAACCCCGGAAAAGATTTTGCGCGAGAGCATCGACCCGGCGGTCGGGCTGCAAGCGTTCCAGGCGCGCAAGCTGGCTTTCGCCTTGGGACTAGACTCGAGTTCGATCCGTGAAGCGGTGAAGTTCATGGACGGTGTGTATCGAGCGTTCGTCGAGCACGATGCGTCACTGATGGAGATCAATCCGCTGGTCATCACCAAAGCAGGCAGCGTTGTGGCGCTCGATGCCAAGATGGGCTTCGATGACAATGCCCTCTACCGCGCCGGCGTGCGTGAGCTGCGCGACCTCAACGAGGAGGATCCGAAGGAGACCGAGGCGGCTAAGCACGACCTCAGCTACATCGCACTCGACGGAACCATCGGATGCATGGTGAACGGCGCGGGCTTGGCGATGGCGACGATGGACATCATCAAACACTGCGGCGGCTCACCGGCCAACTTCCTCGATGTCGGTGGTGGCGCGACCGCCGAGCGTGTGGCCGAAGCGTTCAAGATTCTGCTCTCCGATCGGCAGGTACGCGCGGTGCTGATCAATATCTTCGGCGGCATCATGCGGTGCGACGTGCTCGCGAGTGGCGTGGTGGAGGCGGCGCGACAGGTGAAACTCAACGTGCCGCTCGTGGTGCGACTCGAGGGGACGAACGTCGACATCGGTCGGCGTATTTTGGCCGACTCCGGACTCAACGTTATTGCGGCTACCGACATGGCCGACGCCGCGCAAAAGGCGGTTAAGGCCGCACAAACGGTCGCCTGA
- the sdhB gene encoding succinate dehydrogenase iron-sulfur subunit, with product MEARSITLRIKRQDGPGATPYWQEFEIPYKAQHNVLSVLMEVRRNPVTKDGTPTSPVVWEASCLEEVCGSCTMVVNGRVRQACTALVDHLSQPITLEPMTKFPLVRDLVVDRSRMFESLKRVNAWIPIDGTYDLGPGPRVPADRQEFAYLLSRCMTCGCCLEVCPQVNDASKFMGAATMAQVVLFNMHPTGALNKDERLAAVMGEGGIADCGNAQNCVQVCPKEIPLTTAIAELGRQTTIKAVKDLLWG from the coding sequence ATGGAAGCGCGCTCGATCACCCTTCGCATCAAACGGCAGGACGGACCGGGGGCGACGCCGTATTGGCAAGAGTTTGAAATCCCGTACAAGGCGCAACACAACGTGCTGTCGGTCCTGATGGAGGTCCGCCGCAACCCGGTGACCAAGGACGGCACGCCTACGTCGCCGGTGGTGTGGGAAGCCAGCTGCCTCGAAGAAGTCTGCGGCTCGTGCACGATGGTGGTGAATGGACGGGTGCGGCAGGCGTGTACGGCGCTCGTCGATCATCTCAGCCAGCCGATCACGTTGGAGCCGATGACAAAGTTTCCGCTGGTGCGGGATCTCGTCGTCGATCGCAGTCGCATGTTCGAGTCGCTGAAGCGCGTCAACGCTTGGATTCCGATCGACGGCACGTACGACCTTGGTCCCGGGCCGCGCGTGCCGGCCGACCGGCAAGAGTTCGCGTACCTGCTGTCGCGCTGCATGACCTGCGGCTGTTGCTTGGAAGTTTGCCCGCAGGTGAACGACGCATCGAAGTTCATGGGGGCCGCTACGATGGCGCAGGTGGTATTGTTCAACATGCATCCGACCGGCGCACTGAACAAGGACGAGCGCTTGGCCGCTGTGATGGGCGAAGGCGGGATCGCCGATTGCGGCAACGCGCAGAACTGTGTGCAGGTGTGTCCGAAGGAAATTCCGCTGACGACGGCGATCGCGGAGCTCGGTCGGCAGACGACGATCAAGGCGGTCAAAGATCTTCTCTGGGGTTGA